A region of the Arenibacter antarcticus genome:
AAACTACTATCTAAGAACAAGTGTCTGGGAATGGCACGGATGGCATTTAACACCGCAATGTCCACAATCCCCTTATCTATTAAGACTTCGGCAAGCTTGTTGCGCATTCCGCGATGTTTTAAGGTATCTTTCAATTCATTTGGTTTTGGCCTGTAAAGTTATAAAAGAAAACTTAATAAGTTAGGGGTGATGTGCTATTGTAAAATAGGATTTAATGTAAGTAATTGGTGCTGAGCAGCCCTTAATTAGAATAAAAAAAATCTAAATCTCAGACCCGTATTTAAACACCTGGTATAATTAGCGATAACCTTAAGCAAGCCCTATAATCAACCTTTCTTTCTGAAATATACTACAATTGATTAATCCAGCAAAACCGTAGCAGACCTATCCTATTTTATGTTTTAGGGCTCAATACTTACAAACTATCCTTATTTTTGAACAAAAAACAACTCTATGCTTAATGTTGGCGTCCTAGGAGCAGGACATTTAGGAAAAATACACCTTAGGTTACTCAATGAATCCACCAAGTATAACTTAGTCGGTTTTTACGATCCAGATGTAATCAACGGGAAGAAGGTCGCTGCCGAATTTGGGTATACTTTCTTTGATAATATCAATAAATTAATAGATGCTGTAGACGTAATAGATATCGTTACCCCTACCCTTTCCCATTTCGATTGTGCCAGAAGGGCCATGGAAAAGGGCAAGCACGTATTTATAGAAAAGCCCATCACCAACACTTTGGAGGAGGCCGAAACTCTCCTAGCCCTCGAAAAAAAACACGGAGTAAAGGGACAGGTGGGGCATGTAGAGCGATTTAATCCTGCCTTTATGGCGGTAAAGGAAAATATCCTCAACCCTATGTTTATTGAAACCCATAGGTTAGCCGAATTTAATCCACGGGGAACCGATGTTCCGGTAGTATTGGATTTAATGATACACGATATTGATGCCATACTCAGCGTTGTAAATTCAGAGGTAAAACAGATCAATGCCAGTGGCGTTTCGGTAATTAGCAACTCTCCTGATATTGCAAATGCAAGAATAGAATTTGAAAATGGCTGTGTCGCTAACCTTACTGCCAGCAGAATTTCCTTGAAAAATATGAGGAAATCACGCTTTTTTCAACGTGATGCCTATATCTCTGTAGATTTTTTAGAGAAAAAGGTTGAAGTGGTGAAAATGAAGGATGCCCCAGAAGAACCAGGAGATTTTGACATGATATTACAGAATGCCGAAGGAGTGAAAAAACAAATTTATTTTGAAAACCCCTCCATTCCTATAAATAATGCCATATTGGATGAATTGGAGACTTTTGCCGATGCCATTAACAATAACACCACACCGGTAGTAACCCTAGAACAAGGCTTTAAAGCTCTGAAAGTGGCATTACAGATCATTAAGTCGTTTTAGACAGCTTACATAAATTATTGACAAAGGTTTTGTTACTCAACCTACTATTGTAAAAAAATAAATCAATGATAAACATTGCAGTCATAGGTGCAGGTACCATGGGAAATGGCATTGCACACGTATTTGCCCAACACGGATATAAAACCAACCTAATAGATATCAGTGGGGAATCTTTGAAAAAAGGGATATCAACCATCAGCAAAAATTTAGATCGAATGATCGCCAAGGAGTTGATCACCGATATTACCAAAAAATTGACCTTAGAGAATATAAGCACATTTACTGTTCTATCTGAAGGAGTCAAGGAGGTGAATCTGGTAATTGAGGCCGCTACTGAAAATACGGATCTAAAATTAAAAATCTTCGGGGAATTAGACAACCTCTGTCCTCCCAATACCATTTTAGCCAGTAACACTTCCTCCATCTCCATTACCAAGATCGCTGCCGCTACAAAAAGGGCAGACAAGGTAATAGGGATGCATTTTATGAACCCGGTCCCTATTATGAAGTTGGTGGAGATTATTAGGGGCTATAGCACCTCTGATGAGGTGACCAATACAATAATGGAACTATCCAAAAACCTTGGAAAAACCCCTACTGAAGTCAATGATTACCCTGGGTTTGTCGCCAATAGGATATTAATGCCCATGATAAATGAAGCTATTGAGACACTTTACACCAAGGTGGCTGGAGTTGAGGAAATAGACACGGTAATGAAGTTAGGAATGGCCCATCCCATGGGGCCCTTACAACTGGCCGATTTTATTGGTTTGGATGTCTGTCTCTCCATATTAAACGTAATGTACGATGGTTTTAAGAATCCCAAGTACGCACCCTGTCCACTTTTGGTGAATATGGTTATGGCAGGTAAACTTGGTGTAAAATCCGGGCAAGGATTCTACGACTATTCCTCCTCTCGAAAGGCCGAAGTGGTATCCCCACAATTCCGCTAAAACATCATGTTTTATAAATAAAATAACGTACTAAAAGTAACTCATATGTCTATAAGAGATAATCTCACCAAAATAAAGGAATCCCTGCCCTCAAATGTCACTTTGGTAGCAGTATCCAAAACAAAGCCTATAGCTAGCATACAGGAAGCCTATGAAGCAGGACATCGGATTTTTGGTGAAAACAAAATTCAGGAGATGACCGAGAAATGGGAGACCTTGCCCAAAGATATTCATTGGCATATGATTGGGCATGTTCAACGTAACAAGGTAAAGTATATGGCTCAATTTGTATCCTTGATACATGGGGTGGATAGCCTAAAACTCCTAAAAGAAATCAATAAGCAGGCTAAAAAATACGACCGAACCATATCTTGTTTACTACAAGTACACATTGCCGAGGAGGAATCTAAATTTGGTTTTGATGAAACGGAATTAATGGATTTAATTTCTTCAGGGGAGTTGGAACCCTTGCAACATATAAAAATCACGGGGCTCATGGGCATGGCCACTTTTACAGAGGATTCCCAACAAATAATAAAAGAGTTCCGGACCCTTAAAAGTTTATTTGACAAAGTTGAAGCAAAGCTATCCGGTATAAAAGACCTATCTATGGGAATGAGCGGGGATTACCATATTGCCATTGATGAGGGCAGTACTATGGTGCGACTGGGAAGCAGTATTTTTGGAGCTAGAAATTAACCTCTCATCTTAATTGTATGGCAACAGAATAGCTATCTTTGTTTTGTTATCGAGAATTAGAAACAATACATGTACGTAGTATTAGATATAGAAACCACCGGAGGTAAATACAATGAAGAGGGAATTACAGAAATTGCTATTCACAAATATGATGGGCATAAGGTGGTAGATCAATTCATTAGCCTAATAAATCCCGAAAAGGAAATTCAACCCTTTGTTGTCAAGTTAACAGGAATTAACAATAATATGTTGCGAACGGCTCCAAAATTCCATGAGGTGGCAAAACGGATTGTGGAAATTACCGAGGATGCGGTAATAGTAGCACACAATGCGCAATTTGATTACCGGATTTTACGGACTGAATTTAGGAGATTGGGTTACAATTTTGAGCGAAAGACCCTGTGTACCGTGGAATTGTCCAAGCAATTGCTGCCCGATGCAGAATCTTATAGTCTTGGCAAATTGGTGCGCTCTCTAGGAATTCCCGTAAGCGATCGCCACCGCGCCAATGGAGACGCCCTAGCTACTTTACAACTTTTTAAGTTATTGCTGTCCAAGGATCTTGATAAATCCATTGTTAAAAATGTGTTGCGAAATGAGACCCAAGGAGAACTTTCTCCAAGGCAATTGGATATAGTGGAAACGCTTCCTTCAGAGATTGGTGTCTTTTATATCCATAACAAGGATGGGGAAATTATATTGTTGGGAAAAAGCAACAACATTAAGAAACGAATCAATCAGTACTTTACCAATAATGGTGAGAAGGCTAGAAAAATTCAGAAAGAAACTAAAAGGGTAACCTACGAAAGTACCGGTAACGAATTGGCAGCATTGCTTAAGGAAAATACGGAATTGAGTCGGA
Encoded here:
- a CDS encoding exonuclease domain-containing protein, translated to MYVVLDIETTGGKYNEEGITEIAIHKYDGHKVVDQFISLINPEKEIQPFVVKLTGINNNMLRTAPKFHEVAKRIVEITEDAVIVAHNAQFDYRILRTEFRRLGYNFERKTLCTVELSKQLLPDAESYSLGKLVRSLGIPVSDRHRANGDALATLQLFKLLLSKDLDKSIVKNVLRNETQGELSPRQLDIVETLPSEIGVFYIHNKDGEIILLGKSNNIKKRINQYFTNNGEKARKIQKETKRVTYESTGNELAALLKENTELSRNKPKYNANYKRRLFSHGVYQGVNDEGYIFLTAEKVNPRKEPIATFNSLQGAENFLHSIREEFQLCNKINGLSQAKKECSHYSEDQCLGACIHKEQAENYNQRVHLLIKKYSIPSNSILILDKGREAGERCGILIKNGIFKGLGYFNLNHQINNIHILESIITPMDNNENTRHIITSYLRKKKGVKILELNT
- a CDS encoding Gfo/Idh/MocA family protein, which encodes MLNVGVLGAGHLGKIHLRLLNESTKYNLVGFYDPDVINGKKVAAEFGYTFFDNINKLIDAVDVIDIVTPTLSHFDCARRAMEKGKHVFIEKPITNTLEEAETLLALEKKHGVKGQVGHVERFNPAFMAVKENILNPMFIETHRLAEFNPRGTDVPVVLDLMIHDIDAILSVVNSEVKQINASGVSVISNSPDIANARIEFENGCVANLTASRISLKNMRKSRFFQRDAYISVDFLEKKVEVVKMKDAPEEPGDFDMILQNAEGVKKQIYFENPSIPINNAILDELETFADAINNNTTPVVTLEQGFKALKVALQIIKSF
- a CDS encoding YggS family pyridoxal phosphate-dependent enzyme, with product MSIRDNLTKIKESLPSNVTLVAVSKTKPIASIQEAYEAGHRIFGENKIQEMTEKWETLPKDIHWHMIGHVQRNKVKYMAQFVSLIHGVDSLKLLKEINKQAKKYDRTISCLLQVHIAEEESKFGFDETELMDLISSGELEPLQHIKITGLMGMATFTEDSQQIIKEFRTLKSLFDKVEAKLSGIKDLSMGMSGDYHIAIDEGSTMVRLGSSIFGARN
- a CDS encoding 3-hydroxybutyryl-CoA dehydrogenase encodes the protein MINIAVIGAGTMGNGIAHVFAQHGYKTNLIDISGESLKKGISTISKNLDRMIAKELITDITKKLTLENISTFTVLSEGVKEVNLVIEAATENTDLKLKIFGELDNLCPPNTILASNTSSISITKIAAATKRADKVIGMHFMNPVPIMKLVEIIRGYSTSDEVTNTIMELSKNLGKTPTEVNDYPGFVANRILMPMINEAIETLYTKVAGVEEIDTVMKLGMAHPMGPLQLADFIGLDVCLSILNVMYDGFKNPKYAPCPLLVNMVMAGKLGVKSGQGFYDYSSSRKAEVVSPQFR